One genomic window of Cupriavidus oxalaticus includes the following:
- a CDS encoding porin — protein sequence MKMKLFAAAVAALAAGGAYAQSSVTLYGVADVGLEYNTNANAAGDDLFRMASGNQSGSRWGLRGVEDLGGGLKGVFVLESGFELDNGTSAQGGRLFGRQAYVGLQSQYGSLLLGRQQTSFYDFGLIYDPMAISSRYGILAQDSQFAARADNTVKYIGTFGGLTASAFYSFNNNGQETAGAFRRGQQYGALLNYAAGPFSVGAAYDEIHGTVSAAGVDQSGQRTRRATVGANYAFGPAKVYAGYRWAKAFDGAPLTGGTTVDNGVVTTSTSSNLYWLGLGYQLTPAFSLSGAAYYQDFRKSDADPWQFVITADYALSKRTDVYTSLSYALNDKGSALGVNGFNTATTTNVQPNKDQFGAVVGLRHKF from the coding sequence ATGAAGATGAAACTGTTTGCTGCTGCCGTCGCCGCTCTGGCCGCTGGCGGCGCGTATGCCCAATCGAGCGTGACCCTGTACGGCGTGGCTGACGTTGGCCTCGAGTACAACACCAATGCCAACGCCGCTGGCGACGACCTGTTCCGTATGGCGTCGGGTAACCAATCCGGTTCGCGCTGGGGCCTGCGTGGCGTGGAAGATCTGGGCGGCGGCCTGAAGGGCGTGTTCGTGCTGGAAAGCGGTTTCGAACTGGACAACGGTACTTCGGCCCAAGGCGGTCGTCTGTTCGGTCGTCAAGCTTACGTCGGTCTGCAAAGCCAATACGGCTCGCTGCTGCTGGGCCGTCAACAGACCTCGTTCTATGACTTCGGTCTGATCTATGACCCGATGGCCATCTCGTCGCGTTATGGCATCCTGGCTCAAGACTCCCAGTTTGCTGCTCGCGCTGACAACACCGTCAAGTACATCGGCACCTTCGGTGGCCTGACCGCATCGGCTTTCTACAGCTTCAACAACAACGGCCAAGAAACCGCTGGCGCGTTCCGCCGCGGCCAACAGTACGGCGCGCTGCTGAACTACGCAGCTGGCCCGTTCTCGGTTGGCGCTGCCTACGACGAAATCCACGGCACCGTGTCGGCTGCTGGTGTTGACCAAAGCGGTCAGCGCACCCGCCGCGCTACCGTTGGCGCCAACTACGCCTTCGGTCCGGCCAAGGTGTACGCTGGCTATCGCTGGGCCAAGGCTTTCGACGGCGCCCCGCTGACGGGCGGCACGACGGTTGACAACGGTGTTGTCACCACGTCGACCTCGTCCAACCTGTACTGGCTGGGTCTGGGCTACCAACTGACCCCGGCGTTCTCGCTGTCGGGCGCTGCTTACTACCAGGACTTCCGCAAGAGCGACGCAGATCCGTGGCAATTCGTGATCACGGCCGACTACGCGCTGTCGAAGCGTACCGACGTGTACACCTCGCTGTCGTACGCTCTGAACGACAAGGGCTCGGCCCTGGGCGTGAACGGCTTCAACACCGCCACGACCACCAACGTTCAGCCGAACAAGGATCAGTTCGGTGCTGTGGTTGGTCTGCGCCACAAGTTCTAA
- the tatC gene encoding twin-arginine translocase subunit TatC, with protein MSDTRSPDPQDPQDESQQETFISHLIELRQRLVKAVAGIILVFVCLVYWAPVIFNLFAAPLMQSLPKGGKMIVTDVTGSFFVPMKVTLLVAFLIALPWVLYQVWQFVAPGLYQHEKRLILPLVSSSYILFLCGVAFAYFLVFPTVFHFMAHYNAPLGADMSTDIDKYLSFAMTTFLAFGITFEVPVVVIVLVRFGVVELEKLKQIRPYVIVGAFIIAAIVTPPDVLSQLLLAVPLVLLYELGLVMARFVGRPAAQTEASAETQTD; from the coding sequence ACCTTCATTTCCCACCTGATCGAGTTGCGCCAGCGCCTGGTCAAGGCGGTGGCCGGGATCATCCTGGTCTTCGTTTGCCTGGTCTACTGGGCGCCGGTCATCTTCAACCTGTTTGCGGCGCCGCTGATGCAGTCGCTGCCCAAGGGCGGCAAGATGATCGTGACCGACGTCACCGGCTCGTTCTTCGTGCCGATGAAGGTCACGTTGCTGGTGGCGTTCCTGATCGCGCTGCCATGGGTGCTGTACCAGGTCTGGCAGTTTGTCGCGCCCGGGCTGTACCAGCATGAGAAGCGGCTGATCCTGCCGCTGGTCTCGAGCAGCTACATCCTGTTCCTCTGTGGCGTGGCGTTTGCGTACTTCCTGGTGTTCCCGACGGTGTTCCACTTCATGGCGCACTACAACGCGCCGCTGGGTGCGGACATGTCGACCGACATCGACAAGTACCTCAGCTTCGCCATGACTACCTTCCTGGCCTTCGGCATCACCTTCGAGGTGCCGGTGGTGGTGATCGTGCTCGTCCGGTTCGGCGTGGTCGAACTGGAAAAGCTCAAGCAGATCCGCCCGTATGTGATCGTGGGGGCGTTTATCATCGCCGCCATCGTGACGCCGCCCGATGTGCTGTCGCAGTTGCTGCTGGCGGTTCCGCTGGTGCTGCTCTATGAACTTGGGCTGGTCATGGCGCGCTTCGTCGGCCGTCCGGCCGCACAAACCGAGGCTTCAGCGGAAACGCAGACGGACTAA